The following nucleotide sequence is from Pseudomonas putida S13.1.2.
TGTTCAACCGTTATTCGGCGTTGCAGCTGTATGCACCGACACAGGTCATTGCGGGCTGGAACAACCTGCCGCAATGGATGCGTGAGCAACGCAAAGGTCTGAAGGAGCTGGGCATCGAGCTGACCGTAGTGGCGCCACAGTCGCTGAAGGTGCCGGTGACGTCGGTGCAGGCGATACCGGAGCAATGGACGCCACAGAGTGTTGCACAAGAGTTGTTGCGTCGATGGCCGCAGGCTGAACCGGAACTGGTTCTGGAGACCCTGGACGTCAGTAGCCTGTGGCCGTTGACGCGCTAATGCCTGAAAACAGCGTTAGCTTCTTCGCGGGCGCGCCCGCTCCCACAGGAATAGCCAGATCTTGAATGCTGCAGTATCCCTGTGGGAGCGGGTTTATCGAAGCGTCGAACCGCCGCGAAGACGCCGGCGCAGGCGAACTCAGAGCGCCATGCGGTAATGGAGGCTGTAGCTCTCAACCCCATCGTTGGGCTCTTTGATACCCGCGTTGGAGTAATGGATCGCCCGCACCCCAATCTCATGCCCGCCGGCAAAGCGCAAACCAAAGCCGATGCGGTCCTCGAACTGGAATGCCGAGCCTAGCTCGTTGCTTTCCAGCTCGGTGCTGGAGAACGCCGCCACACCGATCCCCGCTTCGATGTAGGGCTTCACCGACTCCCCGGCAAATTCATAGACGAACACTGGCGCGAACGACAGGCTATGGTTGCTCGCCGTCTCGTCACCCTCCCAATAGGTGTAGGCTCCATCCCAGTAGCCGGTCAGCCGACCGACGCTGGTCTGCCACCAGCTCGCGTCCCAGTTCGATTGCAGCCCCAGCCGATAGACCATGGTCGAGTCACCGGTCTGCCCCACCGAAAACGAAATGTCGGCAGCCTGTGCCGACATCGCTTGACCCAAAGTAAAGGCGGCAGCCGCCGCCAAGCCGAGCAGTTTCCTCATGAGAAACATCCTTCTTCCTGATGCTGTTATTAGTGTCCGCCTCAAGCAGGCAAGCGGTAGAAAGCAGAAGTGGAACGATAGTTCAGCTGTTTTTCACGTTTTTTTCACAACGCAAAGCTTTGCACATCGTCGGACTTATGCCACAGCACAGGTAGGATTTTTCTGAGGGTTTCAGGGTCAGCGCTGGTCCAGAAGCGGGCGTCGCCGGCCGGGCCGTCGGCTAACAGGTCATTGGCACCCAGCAGCCTTTGCAACTGACGCGCCACCGCGGCGCCGGTGTCGATGATCGCCACATCGGCTGGCACAAGTTGGGCCAGTAACGGGCGCAAGAAAGGGTAATGGGTGCAGCCGAGGATCAGCGTGTCGCAGCCGGCGGCCAGCAACGGCTGC
It contains:
- a CDS encoding acyloxyacyl hydrolase; the encoded protein is MRKLLGLAAAAAFTLGQAMSAQAADISFSVGQTGDSTMVYRLGLQSNWDASWWQTSVGRLTGYWDGAYTYWEGDETASNHSLSFAPVFVYEFAGESVKPYIEAGIGVAAFSSTELESNELGSAFQFEDRIGFGLRFAGGHEIGVRAIHYSNAGIKEPNDGVESYSLHYRMAL